From Ascochyta rabiei chromosome 16, complete sequence, the proteins below share one genomic window:
- a CDS encoding AP-3 complex subunit beta: MESISRISSLLETARDLTLEAAREASNARKAPTRMLPSGQLKKLLDSRSERDVLEGLRRVVTMSYRQPHSQTLPFFSHVIKNVASPSLPVKKLVYIYLLQHAEHEPDTALLSINTIQKSLTDQNPQLRALALRVMSGIRVPVISQIVSLAIKRGAGDMSPYVRRAAALAIPKCYSLDPNTVPQLLEYLSTLLADKHYFVTGAAVAAFLDICPDRLDLIHPHYRALVRKLADMDEWGQLATLQLMMVYARKCFPRRTKNVKKASANTRTNANPTKPTRGFYDSQSEDEEEDEQEDFEQVAVLDPDLELLLKNCLSLLQSRNAAVVIAVARTYLYLGTPDYVSLAIGPLVSLLRSPSDIQHIALYNVVQVCLTHPEPFVKYYTHFLVRSTDAPHIWRLKLELLTLIFPHAQPRLQSLILAELSHFSHSGSLDPALVKESVRAIGRCSQSPATSPQTSARCLRLLLKHIGSADAHLVAESLDVIRHLIQRNPDAHRTTVVRLAKHLDAATSPQARASIIWLVGEFAGLDPENNIAADVLRILAKGFADEAEPAKLQIMLLAAKVYIHHLHANPPPSPTTQEEAPESSASLLDNYQEDDGGFRDAHLENPPPLEPEQKESPHQVEALYNYILALTRYDTSYDLRDRARLYKSLLSSPSSTQLASLLLLAPKPVPHIPSPSETRKNYVLGSASLVIGDEGGVGGLRGYEDLPPWVKAGREPDAALRDEAIKETYVSAYEVAKNMSASERLDAAAHVDSGRVRMPETIASYRSPNGVGSAVEKPAHKEKTLDDWLAESSGSEETDDDEDEDESDEESEYETESESESGDENARLVK; encoded by the coding sequence ATGTCCTACCGCCAGCCGCACTCGCAGACCCTGCCCTTCTTCTCCCACGTAATCAAAAACGTCGCATCGCCCTCGCTGCCCGTCAAGAAGCTCGTCTACATCTACCTCCTCCAGCACGCCGAACATGAGCCAGACACGGCCCTCCTCTCCATCAACACGATCCAGAAGTCGCTCACGGACCAGAACCCCCAGCTGCGCGCCCTGGCCCTGCGCGTCATGTCCGGCATACGCGTGCCCGTCATCAGCCAGATTGTAAGCCTGGCCATCAAGCGTGGGGCCGGAGACATGTCGCCCTACGTCCGGAGAGCAGCCGCCCTGGCAATACCAAAGTGCTACAGCCTGGATCCAAACACGGTGCCCCAGCTCCTCGAATACCTCTCGACCCTCTTGGCCGACAAGCACTACTTCGTCACAGGCGCAGCCGTCGCTGCCTTCCTGGACATTTGCCCAGATCGCCTGGACTTGATACATCCACACTACCGCGCCCTGGTACGCAAACTGGCAGACATGGACGAGTGGGGCCAATTAGCCACCTTGCAGCTCATGATGGTGTATGCGCGCAAATGCTTCCCCAGGCGGACCAAGAATGTCAAGAAGGCTTCAGCGAACACGCGCACGAATGCCAACCCAACAAAGCCTACGAGAGGCTTCTACGATAGCCAGAGtgaagacgaggaagaggacgaGCAGGAGGATTTCGAGCAAGTGGCTGTACTCGACCCCGACCTCGAGCTTTTGCTGAAGAATTGCTTGTCTCTTCTGCAGTCACGCAACGCTGCAGTCGTGATTGCAGTCGCGAGGACATATCTCTACCTGGGCACGCCTGATTACGTTTCCCTGGCCATTGGGCCTTTGGTGTCTCTTCTGCGATCACCCAGCGACATTCAACACATTGCCCTTTACAACGTTGTCCAAGTCTGCTTGACGCACCCGGAACCGTTTGTCAAGTACTACACGCACTTCCTTGTGCGCTCCACGGATGCTCCACACATCTGGCGGTTAAAGCTGGAGCTGCTTACACTGATCTTCCCGCACGCGCAACCCAGGCTGCAGAGTTTGATACTGGCCGAGCTCAGTCACTTCTCACACTCTGGCAGTCTGGATCCTGCCCTTGTTAAGGAGTCTGTCCGCGCGATAGGCAGATGTTCGCAAAGTCCTGCCACAAGCCCGCAAACATCAGCACGGTGCCTAAGACTACTTCTCAAGCATATCGGCTCCGCAGACGCCCACCTAGTGGCCGAATCTCTCGACGTCATTCGACACTTGATTCAGCGCAATCCAGACGCTCACCGTACAACCGTAGTGCGATTGGCGAAGCACCTCGACGCAGCAACCAGCCCCCAGGCACGTGCAAGCATAATCTGGCTCGTAGGCGAGTTCGCCGGTCTGGATCCGGAAAACAACATAGCCGCAGACGTTCTACGCATTCTAGCAAAAGGCTTCGCCGACGAAGCCGAACCCGCGAAGCTGCAAATCATGCTCCTAGCTGCCAAAGTGTACATCCACCACCTGCACGCCAATCCCCCACCGTCTCCTACGACGCAAGAAGAAGCCCCCGAGTCGAGCGCCTCTCTACTAGACAACTATCAGGAAGACGATGGCGGCTTCCGCGACGCGCACCTCGAGAACCCTCCGCCTCTCGAACCCGAGCAGAAAGAGTCACCGCATCAGGTCGAAGCGCTATACAACTACATCCTCGCCCTGACCCGCTACGACACATCCTACGACCTGCGCGATCGAGCCCGCTTGTACAAATCCCTCCTTTCCTCCCCCTCGAGCACTCAACTCGCCTCGCTGCTCCTCCTCGCGCCCAAGCCCGTCCCACACATCCCTTCGCCCTCGGAGACGCGCAAAAACTACGTCCTCGGCAGCGCCTCGCTCGTCATTGGCGACGAAGGCGGCGTGGGCGGCTTGCGCGGATACGAAGACTTGCCGCCATGGGTCAAGGCTGGGAGAGAGCCCGACGCGGCCCTGCGCGACGAAGCAATCAAGGAAACCTACGTTTCCGCGTACGAAGTCGCAAAGAACATGTCGGCGAGCGAGCGGCTGGATGCTGCGGCCCACGTCGACAGCGGAAGGGTGCGCATGCCCGAGACGATCGCGTCGTACAGGAGCCCGAACGGCGTCGGCAGCGCGGTCGAGAAGCCGGCGCACAAGGAAAAGACGCTCGATGACTGGCTAGCCGAGTCCAGCGGGAGCGAAGAGACGGATgatgatgaagatgaagacGAAAGCGACGAGGAGAGCGAGTACGAGACGGAGAGTGAGAGTGAGAGTGGAGATGAGAACGCCAGACTCGTCAAGTAG
- a CDS encoding Uridine/cytidine kinase — protein sequence MSSQGRRTHYQPPWGNANIIGVAGSSGSGKTSLALAIVASMNLPWVVILSMDSFYKSLTPEQSAKAFQNEWDFDSPEAIDFDILVERLKEIKAGKVAEVPVYSFEKHARLEQTTTIYSPHVVILEGIFALHDQRVLDMLDLKIFAEADSDLCLSRRLVRDVKERGRDIEGCIKQWFAFVKPNFYKYVAPQREIADLIVPRGIENKVAISMVSDQVRKTLKHKSAQHQMELRRLGQIAEDSPLHGNAKVLEQTSQVRGMHTMLMDQSTSKEDFVFYFDRMVALLIETAVDFMPFTPRQIYTPQNNIYMGLKKEGEVSAVVVLRGGSAFETGLRRTIPDCVTGRILIQTNYRTGEPELHYRALPPNIAQHSLVLVLDPQFSSGAAALMAVQVLVDHGVPAERIAFVTYAAGRVGMNRVLSVFPEMKIVVARIGDDMENRWVETKYLGC from the exons ATGTCCTCACAAGGCCGCCGAACACATTACCAGCCTCCATGGGGCAACGCCAACATCATTGGCGTAGCTGGCAGCTCCGGGTCTGGCAAGACTTCTTTGGCGTTGGCTATTGTGGCCTCCATGAACCTGCCATGGGTGGTAATCCTTTCAATG GATTCGTTCTATAAGTCGTTAACCCCGGAGCAATCGGCAAAGGCTTTTCAAAACGAATGGGACTTTGATTCGCCTGAGGCCATCGATTTTGATATCCTGGTTGAAAGATTGAAAGAGATCAAAGCTGG TAAGGTTGCAGAAGTACCAGTCTACTCTTTCGAGAAGCACGCAAGACTCGAGCAGACAACCACAATCTACTCACCCCATGTTGTGATCTTAGAGGGAATTTTTGCCCTTCACGACCAGCGAGTTTTGGACATGCTTGATCTTAAGATCTTTGCTGAAGCAGACTCTGACCTCTGTCTGTCGCGACGATTGGTTCGAGACGTCAAGGAACGTGGTCGTGATATCGAAGGCTGCATCAAGCAGTGGTTCGCTTTCGTCAAGCCGAACTTCTACAAATATGTTGCGCCGCAGCGTGAAATTGCCGACCTTATCGTCCCTCGGGGTATCGAGAACAAAGTCGCCATTTCCATGGTCAGTGACCAAGTCCGGAAGACACTCAAGCACAAGTCGGCTCAACACCAGATGGAGCTTCGACGCCTGGGCCAGATCGCTGAAGACAGTCCGCTACATGGCAACGCAAAGGTTTTGGAGCAGACCAGTCAAGTCAGGGGCATGCATACTATGCTCATGGACCAGAGCACTTCCAAAGAAGATTTTGTCTTCTACTTTGACAGAATGGTCGCGCTGCTCATTGAGACGGCGGTGGACTTCATGCCGTTCACACCCAGGCAGATCTACACGCCGCAGAACAACATCTATATGGGACTTAAGAAGGAAGGCGAAGTCAGTGCTGTAGTTGTCCTACGTGGTGGCAGTGCGTTCGAAACTGGCCTCCGACGCACGATTCCAGACTGCGTTACAGGGAGAATACTGATCCAGACAAACTACCGGACTGGAGAGCCTGAACTGCATTACCGAGCACTACCTCCAAACATTGCCCAGCACAGTCTTGTTTTAGTATTGGATCCGCAGTTCTCGTCCGGTGCCGCAGCGTTGATGGCTGTGCAGGTCTTGGTAGATCACGGTGTTCCAGCGGAGAGGATAGCATTCGTTACCTACGCGGCTGGTCGCGTTGGAATGAACCGTGTGCTTAGCGTGTTCCCTGAGATGAAGATCGTCGTGGCGAGGATAGGAGACGACATGGAGAATCGATGGGTCGAAACAAAATACTTGGGGTGCTGA
- a CDS encoding Protein-serine/threonine phosphatase, producing the protein MPGLPSTVDLDECISRLSKKELLAESVVEAICAKTKELLMKESNVVHIRAPVTVVGDIHGQFFDMMEIFKIGGPCPDTNYLFLGDYVDRGLFSVETISLLVCLKLRYPHRVHLIRGNHESRGVTQSYGFYTECSRKYGNANVWHHFTDMFDFLTLSVVINDQIFCVHGGLSPSIHSIDQIKIIDRFREIPHEGPMADLVWSDPDPERDEFSLSPRGAGYTFGAQVVKKFLEVNAMSHILRAHQLCQEGFQVLFDDRLSTVWSAPNYCYRCGNMASVLEVSDTGERFFNVFDASPDNDVHRAEQQQQQGKEVTTEYFL; encoded by the exons ATGCCAGGTCTTCCGT CTACCGTAGACCTCGATGAGTGTATATCGCGGCTCTCCAAGAAGGAGCTGCTGGCCGAGTCCGTAGTCGAGGCAATATGCGCAAAGACAAAGGAGCTTCTTATGAAGGAGAGTAATGTCGTGCACATCAGAGCACCCGTGACAGTCGTCGGCGACATCCACGGCCAGTTCTTCGACATGATGGAGATCTTCAAGATCGGAGGACCATGTCCAGACACAAACTATCTTTTCTTAG GAGATTACGTCGATCGCGGCCTCTTCTCTGTCGAAACTATCTCCCTCCTGGTCTGCTTGAAGCTTCGATACCCGCATCGAGTGCACCTCATTCGCGGCAACCACGAGTCTCGAGGCGTCACCCAATCGTACGGCTTCTACACCGAGTGTTCACGGAAATACGGCAACGCAAACGTGTGGCATCATTTCACCGACATGTTCGACTTCCTGACGCTGTCAGTTGTCATCAACGACCAGATCTTCTGCGTACACGGCGGCCTGTCACCTTCCATACATTCCATCGACCAAATCAAAATCATCGATCGCTTCCGAGAAATCCCACACGAAGGTCCGATGGCAGATCTGGTATGGAGCGATCCAGACCCCGAGCGAGACGAGTTCTCGCTCAGTCCCCGGGGAGCTGGGTACACCTTCGGCGCACAAGTTGTGAAGAAGTTCCTGGAAGTGAACGCTATGTCGCATATCCTACGAGCACACCAACTCTGCCAGGAGGGCTTCCAGGTCCTCTTCGATGACAGATTGAGCACTGTATGGAGTGCTCCCAACTATTGCTACCGTTGCGGGAACATGGCGAGCGTGTTGGAGGTCAGCGACACCGGCGAACGCTTCTTCAATGTCTTCGATGCAAGCCCTGACAACGATGTACATAGAGCtgagcagcagcaacagcagggCAAGGAGGTGACAACAGAGTACTTCTTATGA